Below is a genomic region from Candidatus Desulfarcum epimagneticum.
TTTGTGCCCCGGGAGTCTTCATCTGATGAAAGAGTAAATTCCTTCTGATCCGAATATTTCATGAATCTCCCTAAAAGCCCCGTCTTTCTATTTCGTGTCGCTGTTTTTACATGTTTTCATATTCATCTCAGCGATTCCGAATTTCATTCCACACCACAATCACAAAAGAAACCGCCACAGGCCCATGAATCCCCTGCATCCGACTATCTATCAATGGCCCGATATCCGCGTTCATTTTCAAACCGTTTTGGCCCCATGTTCCGGGTCTGCCCACCCAACCGATTTGATCCACGTTCGGGGTTTTGGCCGTAGAGACAAGGCATGCCTTGTCTCTACCATTTCACGATTTGGCGAATTTCCCCGGATCGACGATGATCCCGGACCTGGGGACACATTCATCATTTTTCGTCAAAATCGAATTCGCAGGTTCAATAAAACAGGGCGTTTGATTAAACGCCCCTACAGCCAAAACCAAACCCCATGCCGCGCCCATGACCCGGCGTTTATCCCCCGAATGGTCCGCCTTTATCTTTTGCGTCGATATTTTGACATATGCCCATGTTCAGCGTGATTCCATTTAGAGGGCGCTCGCTTTTTTTCATCCAGAGGAATGGGCCTGAGCTGAAAAATTTCTTTTGCCGCAGGGCTGTTGATGTGGAAACATTATTTCCCTATCCCCTTTATCCTCCTCTTTCTACGGCCATATTTTCACACCAGTTCAAGAAACCTGTCCACTGAAAGCCGAGCTTGTTTCAATATGTGCGACAAGGTAGATCTTTTGATGGGACGATGGGCGGGAAGGGTCAGTTTAAGAACCTCGTCTTGT
It encodes:
- a CDS encoding conserved hypothetical protein (Evidence 4 : Unknown function but conserved in other organisms) → MTKVPSLGYERVRRALQRDGWGVVRQKGSHIRLQKHLQDEVLKLTLPAHRPIKRSTLSHILKQARLSVDRFLELV